From a single Mus caroli chromosome X, CAROLI_EIJ_v1.1, whole genome shotgun sequence genomic region:
- the LOC110287459 gene encoding protein PPP4R3C-like: MDGKLHSVKIYVMMEDEQWKGIGAGQISSKYIEQLQGVCLIVQSESDGSLIMECKIHPNVPYHKQRGDIIIWSETKNHGMAIHFQEPNGCQKIWEDICQVRGKDPNVQITEELTDNLETFEELLPIWNLVEMPNCELHTLENIADLFTFVHETPRHKERLVLVLEKGVYIKKLLQHFNTCEKLKNMESLYYLNNIIKGILFLDNARLFNIMFSDEFFMDMVGCLEYDPALDHPKQYREFLTQNSKFKEVLPITHFQLRQTIQQTYRMQYVHDIVLPIPSIYESNLLYGLNTMIIYNKIEIITMLQDDENFLLEVLARLKDNTVGNERQHELLLFFKEFCTFAKILENLEKHELLKTLINLGIMSALKAVVHMHDYQIQIAALDIFPYLVEYNPCFVREYLLDEAQDTEDDDLLLNIMIKQMIYNSDPRFSQGIILPVTLCALLNPENMHVTANGYEEKEFLNFFYTRCINNLIAPILSTTVEKENANDRVNNCPDNYQNAQLLEVVIEILTFCVQYHSTYIKNYILNNNLLHRILGLMTSKHTFLILCALRFMRKLIGLKDEIYNLYIIKENLFEPVVNAFMHNGHRYNMLNSAIIDLFEFIRQENIKSLIANIVENFFISFESIEYVQTFKGLKIKYEEEKKNECQDRSNLLNVVCQKIYCICTNDMGLKVKSGICHRGITETKEAILPKRRDFPSHYDISMKIKEMNESDSEIEGQKIKSSEASECYPSHGDASATRMSRSHCSSLDPLVDYPYYTDDENGDDPYGKDKDEDEDEDEDEEPPKKT; the protein is encoded by the coding sequence ATGGATGGCAAACTTCATAGCGTAAAAATCTATGTTATGATGGAAGATGAGCAATGGAAAGGCATAGGTGCAGGTCAAATTTCATCCAAATACATTGAGCAGCTCCAGGGTGTGTGCCTGATTGTTCAGTCAGAATCAGATGGCTCACTGATTATGGAGTGCAAGATACATCCTAATGTGCCCTATCACAAACAACGAGGAGACATAATCATTTGGTCTGAAACTAAGAACCATGGTATGGCAATACATTTCCAGGAACCAAATGGTTGTCAAAAGATTTGGGAAGATATCTGCCAAGTTCGAGGTAAAGATCCAAATGTACAAATCACAGAAGAACTTACTGATAATCTAGAAACTTTTGAAGAACTTCTGCCAATCTGGAATCTGGTTGAGATGCCAAACTGTGAACTCCATACACTTGAAAATATTgcagatttatttacttttgtccATGAAACACCAAGACACAAGGAAAGGCTGGTGCTGGTCTTGGAAAAAGGAGTTTATATTAAAAAACTGTTACAGCATTTCAACACCTGTGAAAAGCTGAAGAACATGGAAAGCTTATACTATTTGAATAACATAATTAAAGGAATCCTGTTTCTAGACAATGCACGTTTGTTTAACATCATGTTTTCTGATGAATTTTTCATGGATATGGTAGGATGCCTTGAATATGACCCTGCTTTGGATCACCCAAAGCAGTACAGGGAATTCTTGactcaaaattcaaaattcaaggAAGTTTTACCAATAACACACTTCCAACTTAGGCAAACAATACAACAGACCTACAGAATGCAATATGTTCATGATATTGTATTGCCCATACCATCCATATATGAATCGAATCTTCTTTATGGTCTTAACACTATGATTATTtataacaaaattgaaataattacCATGCTGCAGGATGATGAAAATTTTTTGCTTGAAGTTCTTGCTCGGTTAAAAGATAATACTGTAGGTAATGAGAGACAGCATGAATTGTTACTATTCTTCAAGGAATTCTGTACATTTGCTAAAATATTGGAGAATCTAGAGAAACATGAATTACTGAAGACATTAATAAATCTAGGAATCATGAGTGCTCTGAAAGCTGTAGTGCACATGCATGACTACCAAATACAAATAGCTGCTTTAGATATATTTCCTTATCTAGTAGAATATAACCCATGCTTTGTCCGAGAGTATCTACTGGATGAAGCTCAGGACACTGAAGATGATGATCTTCTCCTTAATATAATGATCAAACAAATGATCTATAATTCTGATCCTAGATTTTCACAAGGCATCATTTTGCCAGTAACTCTTTGTGCTCTTCTCAATCCAGAAAATATGCATGTTACAGCTAATGGATATGAAGAAAAGGAATTTCTCAATTTCTTCTATACACGTTGCATAAATAACCTCATAGCACCAATTTTGTCTAccacagtggaaaaagaaaatgcaaatgataGGGTTAACAACTGCCCTGATAATTATCAAAATGCACAATTGCTGGAAGTAGTTATAGAAATACTTACTTTTTGTGTACAATACCACTcaacatatataaaaaattatattttgaataacAACTTGCTCCACAGAATCTTGGGGCTGATGacttcaaagcacacatttctgattttgtgtgcTCTCCGGTTTATGAGAAAGTTAATTGGTCTTAAAGACGAAATTTACAATCTTTACATAATAAAGGAAAACCTATTTGAACCAGTTGTAAATGCTTTTATGCATAATGGACATCGGTATAATATGTTAAATTCAGCTATTATTGATCTATTTGAATTTATAAGACAAGAAAACATCAAGTCTCTTATTGCAAACATTGTGgaaaacttttttatttcttttgaatcaATTGAGTATGTCCAGACATTTAaagggttaaaaataaaatatgaagaggagaagaagaatgaATGTCAAGATAGAAGTAATTTACTTAATGTAGTATGCCagaaaatatattgcatatgtaCCAATGACATGGGGTTAAAAGTCAAGTCAGGCATATGTCATAGAGgaatcacagaaacaaaagaggCTATTTTACCAAAGAGAAGAGACTTTCCAAGTCATTATGACATAAGtatgaaaattaaagaaatgaatgaaagtgaCAGTGAAATAGAAGGCCAAAAGATAAAATCATCTGAAGCTTCTGAATGTTATCCATCTCATGGGGATGCTTCTGCTACCAGAATGAGTAGGTCACACTGTAGCAGCCTGGATCCTTTAGTGGATTACCCATATTATACTGATGATGAGAATGGTGATGATCCTTATGGTAAAgataaagatgaagatgaagatgaagatgaagatgaagaacccCCCAAAAAGACCTAA